The genome window CCCACCAGACTTCAGGCCCAGCAAGATGCTGTCAACATTGTGTGTCACTCCAAGACGCGCAGCAACCCCGAGAACAATGTGGGCCTCATCACCATGGCCAAGTAAGGAGCtgtgtctttgtgcttgtccCATGGTCGCAACAAAAAATTTAAACATTCATCATTTAGATATTACAGGATGCCTGGATACTTGTGATTATTTTTAGTGATTGAGTGTAAGAAATGTGTAGTAACTATTGTTCTCTGCGCAGTAACTGTGAGGTGCTGACCACGTTGACTGCAGACGCGGGGAGGATACTCTCTAAACTGCACGCTGTCCAGCCCCGTGGAAACATCAGCTTCTGCACAGGCATCAGAGTGGCACATGTATGTATACTACACAATAATACAATAAAACTTCATCTTATTGTATGTCACGACACTGAACcctgtgtcctctcctctcccagttgGCTCTGAAGCACAGACAGGGGAAGAACCACAAGATGCGTATAATTGCCTTTGTGGGCAGCCCAGTGGAGGACAACGAGAAGGATGTGAGTGTTCTATTAATGCAGTGTGTGGCGTGTGTTGATAACTGCATGCATGTCCCCTCTGACATAATTTCCTGTCACATTCTCTCTAGCTGGTGAAAATGGCAAAGCGTCTAAAGAAAGAGAAAGTCAGTGTGGACATCATTAACTTTGGAGAGGAGGTACCAAATATCTTACCTAATATTTATCTGGTCTCATTATTTCTTTATAGCCATGACTGTCTCCCTTATATAAACTCCTTTTGGTCTCCAGGAGGTGAACACAGAAAAGCTGACGGCCTTCATCAACACTCTGAATGGGAAGGAAGGAGCAGGGTCCCACCTTGTGACAGTGCCTCCAGGCCCCAGTCTGGCTGATGCCCTGCTGTCCTCTCCTATCCTTGCTGGGGAGGGAGGAGCCATGCTGGGCCTGGGGTCCAGTGACTTTGAGTTTGGAGTGGACCCCAGTGCAGACCCAGAGCTGGCactggtgagagagggaggactagATGGGTTGatcattctctctcactcttgtTTTTACGctttctagttctctctctcattGCCTCTTTTTTGGATGATTATTATCGTATGCTACAATCTTCCTCCTTTGAACCTTTTCTGCACTTTGTGCCTTCTCCAGGCTCTGAGGGTATCTATGGAGGAGCAGAGACAGAGGCAGGAGGATGAGACTCGCAGGGCAGCAGTGGTGTCTGCTGCTGAGGCCGGGGTTC of Salvelinus alpinus chromosome 4, SLU_Salpinus.1, whole genome shotgun sequence contains these proteins:
- the LOC139572754 gene encoding 26S proteasome non-ATPase regulatory subunit 4-like isoform X1 gives rise to the protein MGLESTMVCVDNSEYMRNGDFLPTRLQAQQDAVNIVCHSKTRSNPENNVGLITMANNCEVLTTLTADAGRILSKLHAVQPRGNISFCTGIRVAHLALKHRQGKNHKMRIIAFVGSPVEDNEKDLVKMAKRLKKEKVSVDIINFGEEEVNTEKLTAFINTLNGKEGAGSHLVTVPPGPSLADALLSSPILAGEGGAMLGLGSSDFEFGVDPSADPELALALRVSMEEQRQRQEDETRRAAVVSAAEAGVPSPTADESDEALLKMSVPQADTATPAMPDFSRMTEDEQIAYALQMSMQGGAEFGAESMDMDTGAPVDSEGAKDEEDYDVMQDPEFLQSVLENLPGVDPNNEAIRNAMGSLASQTGSKPDSKKDKDDEKKK
- the LOC139572754 gene encoding 26S proteasome non-ATPase regulatory subunit 4-like isoform X2, producing the protein MGLESTMVCVDNSEYMRNGDFLPTRLQAQQDAVNIVCHSKTRSNPENNVGLITMANNCEVLTTLTADAGRILSKLHAVQPRGNISFCTGIRVAHLALKHRQGKNHKMRIIAFVGSPVEDNEKDLVKMAKRLKKEKVSVDIINFGEEEVNTEKLTAFINTLNGKEGAGSHLVTVPPGPSLADALLSSPILAGEGGAMLGLGSSDFEFGVDPSADPELALALRVSMEEQRQRQEDETRRAAVVSAAEAGVPSPTADESDEALLKMSVPQADTATPAMPDFSRMTEDEQIAYALQMSMQGGEFGAESMDMDTGAPVDSEGAKDEEDYDVMQDPEFLQSVLENLPGVDPNNEAIRNAMGSLASQTGSKPDSKKDKDDEKKK